The following coding sequences are from one Terrimicrobium sacchariphilum window:
- a CDS encoding sugar phosphate isomerase/epimerase family protein — MKVENIAIQLYTLREFIRTPADIAATLKRVAQIGYRAVQVSGMGPIEESELVAICQGEGLTICATHEPGDVILKSPEKVVERLSKLGCKYTAYPFPAGIDFADEASVQGLISGLDKSGAVLASAGQTLLYHNHAHEFIRSGNRTVLDRIYAETDPRNLAAEPDTYWVQYGGGDPVTWIEKLSGRVPVLHCKDYVVEPPDKPRFAEVGYGNLNWLAIVAAAEKAGTEWFVVEQDTCPGDPFESIKLSFDYLSKTFVS; from the coding sequence ATGAAAGTCGAAAATATTGCAATTCAGCTCTACACGCTGAGGGAATTCATTCGGACGCCTGCCGACATCGCTGCCACGCTGAAGCGGGTCGCACAGATCGGGTATCGTGCGGTCCAGGTTAGCGGCATGGGGCCGATCGAGGAGAGCGAGCTTGTCGCCATCTGTCAGGGAGAGGGGCTGACGATCTGTGCCACGCACGAACCTGGGGACGTCATTCTGAAGTCTCCCGAGAAAGTGGTAGAGCGGCTTTCCAAGCTTGGGTGCAAATATACGGCATATCCGTTTCCCGCCGGCATCGACTTTGCCGATGAGGCATCTGTGCAGGGACTCATCAGTGGACTCGATAAATCCGGGGCCGTGCTGGCCAGCGCCGGACAGACGCTTCTCTATCACAATCACGCCCACGAGTTCATTCGGAGCGGCAACAGGACGGTCCTCGACCGCATTTACGCGGAGACCGACCCTCGCAACCTCGCTGCCGAGCCCGACACGTACTGGGTGCAGTACGGTGGAGGCGACCCCGTGACATGGATCGAGAAGCTTAGCGGTCGTGTGCCGGTGCTTCATTGCAAAGACTATGTGGTGGAACCCCCGGATAAACCTCGCTTTGCCGAGGTGGGTTATGGAAACCTGAACTGGCTAGCCATCGTGGCCGCGGCTGAGAAGGCCGGTACGGAGTGGTTCGTCGTCGAGCAGGATACCTGCCCGGGCGACCCATTCGAGTCGATCAAGCTCAGTTTCGATTACCTCTCAAAGACCTTTGTTTCCTGA
- the rsmA gene encoding 16S rRNA (adenine(1518)-N(6)/adenine(1519)-N(6))-dimethyltransferase RsmA, which yields MKRSSFLYPKCMTLTEIQHALAELETRPRQSLGQNFLHDQNIARWIAAQLSLREGEHVVEVGPGLGSLSECLVQPGVTVTLIEKDGLMVEWLSKKFAGQPVELFHMDALDFDLRKLYGKGPVKIVGNLPYYVSTPLIAKYASALSPASILVLMLQHEVAARLAATPGTKDFGAMSVCTARRWKVSYAKKIPHTVFFPQPKVASAVVILEKKSADEVPACDEALFEYLVRKGFSERRKQLRKLLPEYRELWPDACAALGLPETVRAEELSLQQWEKLTQMVAPARAQSGDEMFDIVDESDRVIGSETRNTVHVNNFRHRAVHMLIFNQAGELFLQKRSIWKDKNPGVWDSSAAGHVDAGETYDGAAEREILEELGIRIPLEKFGRLGCSAETGFEFIELYSGTHDGPFVLPRMELETGAFFAMPQVREWLARTPQDFSPVFRQVLAAYDAAKGGRGG from the coding sequence GTGAAACGGAGTTCTTTCCTGTATCCCAAGTGCATGACGCTCACGGAAATCCAGCATGCTCTGGCCGAATTGGAAACCCGGCCTCGCCAGAGCCTGGGGCAGAACTTTTTACACGATCAAAACATCGCCCGCTGGATCGCTGCGCAACTGTCGTTGCGTGAGGGTGAGCACGTCGTGGAAGTCGGGCCGGGGCTGGGGTCGCTCAGCGAGTGTCTGGTGCAGCCGGGGGTGACTGTCACGCTCATCGAGAAGGATGGTCTCATGGTGGAGTGGCTGAGCAAAAAATTCGCGGGTCAGCCCGTAGAACTGTTCCACATGGACGCGCTGGATTTTGACCTGCGCAAGCTCTACGGAAAGGGGCCGGTGAAGATCGTCGGAAACCTGCCGTATTACGTGTCAACCCCACTGATCGCGAAATACGCATCCGCCCTCTCACCCGCATCAATACTTGTTCTGATGCTCCAGCACGAGGTGGCGGCGAGGCTCGCGGCGACTCCGGGCACGAAGGATTTTGGCGCGATGAGCGTGTGCACCGCGCGGAGGTGGAAGGTGAGCTACGCGAAGAAAATTCCGCACACCGTTTTCTTCCCGCAGCCCAAGGTCGCGTCGGCTGTCGTCATCCTCGAAAAGAAGAGCGCCGACGAGGTGCCCGCGTGCGATGAAGCGCTCTTTGAGTACCTCGTGCGCAAGGGATTTTCCGAACGCCGCAAACAGCTGCGCAAGCTCCTGCCGGAGTACCGGGAATTGTGGCCCGACGCCTGCGCTGCGCTGGGTCTCCCGGAGACCGTGCGGGCGGAGGAGTTGTCATTACAACAGTGGGAAAAGCTCACGCAGATGGTGGCTCCGGCCAGGGCGCAAAGCGGTGACGAAATGTTTGACATCGTGGACGAATCTGATCGCGTCATCGGCTCGGAGACGCGGAATACTGTCCATGTGAATAACTTCCGCCATCGGGCTGTTCACATGCTGATTTTCAACCAGGCCGGGGAGCTCTTCCTGCAAAAGCGCTCGATCTGGAAGGACAAGAATCCTGGCGTCTGGGACTCCAGCGCAGCGGGACATGTCGATGCCGGGGAAACCTACGACGGAGCGGCGGAACGTGAAATTCTGGAGGAATTGGGAATTCGGATTCCGCTGGAGAAATTCGGTCGCCTCGGGTGCTCGGCGGAGACCGGCTTTGAGTTCATCGAGCTGTACTCCGGCACCCACGACGGCCCGTTTGTCCTCCCCCGCATGGAACTGGAAACCGGCGCGTTTTTCGCGATGCCCCAGGTACGCGAGTGGCTCGCCCGGACCCCGCAGGACTTCAGCCCTGTCTTCCGCCAGGTGCTTGCAGCCTACGACGCCGCAAAGGGGGGTAGAGGGGGGTGA
- the sppA gene encoding signal peptide peptidase SppA: MKKSGCVILALFFLVCISMFANLLLFFALIGSFKGSTSVAGVKVLRPREFEEVVEKEGTTSSSRIAVIPLEGVIAHGAPGPLGEDMVNDFKRALEQARDDDRVKAVIISVDSPGGEVTASDVLYNSLKEFSRHKPSIIYFNSIGASGAYYTACGASWIMCNDTTFTGSIGVIISTLNYRELFGKIGLESVVFKSGKFKDMLNGAREMSPEERAYVEGLVMQSYGRFVGIVAKARKIDENTLRNGVADGRILSGVDAFDAKLVDQLGYIEDAYAKARELGKAPGAQIVRYKRVVTFASLFRAFSETKTPAIKVDVFENLPKLQPGRVYLMPAIFAP, from the coding sequence ATGAAAAAGTCGGGTTGTGTCATTCTCGCGCTCTTCTTCCTGGTTTGCATCAGCATGTTTGCGAACCTGCTCCTCTTCTTCGCTCTCATCGGGAGCTTCAAGGGCTCGACCAGCGTGGCTGGCGTGAAGGTGCTCCGACCTCGGGAGTTTGAGGAGGTCGTGGAAAAGGAGGGCACCACGTCGTCCTCCCGCATCGCGGTCATCCCGCTGGAGGGAGTCATCGCCCACGGTGCGCCCGGCCCGCTCGGCGAGGACATGGTGAATGATTTCAAGCGCGCCCTGGAACAAGCCCGCGACGACGACCGGGTGAAAGCCGTCATCATCTCCGTCGACAGCCCTGGCGGCGAGGTCACCGCCTCGGATGTGCTCTACAACAGCCTGAAGGAATTCAGCCGCCACAAGCCCTCCATCATCTACTTCAACTCCATCGGAGCCTCCGGCGCGTACTACACCGCCTGCGGCGCCTCCTGGATCATGTGCAACGACACGACCTTCACCGGGTCGATCGGCGTCATCATTTCCACTCTGAACTACCGGGAGCTCTTTGGAAAAATCGGCCTGGAGTCGGTGGTCTTCAAGAGCGGAAAGTTCAAGGACATGCTCAATGGCGCCCGTGAGATGAGCCCCGAGGAGCGCGCCTATGTCGAGGGTCTCGTGATGCAAAGCTACGGCCGCTTCGTCGGCATCGTCGCCAAGGCCCGCAAGATCGATGAGAATACTCTCCGCAACGGCGTGGCCGATGGCCGCATCCTCAGCGGAGTCGACGCATTCGACGCCAAGCTGGTCGATCAACTCGGCTACATCGAGGATGCCTACGCCAAGGCCCGCGAACTCGGCAAGGCCCCCGGCGCGCAAATCGTGCGCTACAAGCGCGTGGTGACTTTTGCCAGCCTCTTCCGCGCCTTCAGCGAGACCAAGACGCCGGCCATCAAGGTGGACGTCTTCGAAAACCTTCCCAAGCTCCAGCCCGGCCGGGTGTACCTGATGCCCGCCATCTTCGCGCCTTAA
- a CDS encoding hybrid sensor histidine kinase/response regulator: MSFAWQFFVALIASGLAFALSAIAYRRVQILATRPYAIALVLVGIWCILAAAEVSSTTVADKVLLLKLRFTILPFVPLLFAEAVHRLVKGTRFLVRERLYLSLIIPLSMLVVAWTPRLGSLWIDDIRLTRNSEFAVLVYRVGPMTIVYFTFVAVFAITALYWLAAHLRHAPPWSRRGEFLMFMSGLLPTAVNGLFMVGWSPTMGFNYTPIVLAFTAWLAIWALLGSRMDDLAPVARVLLVEHLKECLIVIDSRGLVLDLNRAACRAFDVAAKVALDRPVQRLLRGWSGVTNLLEQRAVENVEVEVSAGGIWECSIIPVPEDAEEPSARIILLRDVTERKVADKLVQQAREEAENANRAKGRFLATMSHEVRTPMNGVIGFLDLLKTTQLSEEQADYVNLIADSSQSLLCILNDVLDYSKIEAGGMQIEHLAFSLRDVVGRVCRLQLPAAKLKGLILESKLAPDVEDIVVGDSLRLGQILTNLVSNAVKFTSTGRIDLLVKRGEGDAAIFEVIDTGIGIQSHQLSRLFKPFAQADSSTTRQFGGSGLGLVIAQSLSRMMGGDITVTSTPGEGTRFVCVVNLPAAGDRVTVNR; encoded by the coding sequence ATGAGCTTCGCTTGGCAGTTTTTCGTCGCCCTCATCGCCTCGGGGCTGGCTTTTGCGCTTTCGGCGATAGCCTATCGTCGCGTGCAGATCCTGGCGACGCGACCGTACGCGATCGCTCTGGTGCTTGTTGGCATCTGGTGCATTCTCGCTGCTGCCGAGGTTTCCTCCACGACCGTGGCGGACAAGGTGCTGCTTCTCAAGTTGCGCTTCACCATCCTGCCGTTTGTTCCCTTGCTCTTCGCCGAGGCAGTCCATCGACTGGTGAAGGGGACCCGCTTTCTGGTCAGGGAGAGGCTTTATCTTTCGCTCATTATTCCTCTCTCCATGCTGGTCGTGGCATGGACGCCGCGTTTGGGCTCGCTCTGGATTGACGACATCCGGCTGACTCGGAACTCGGAGTTTGCCGTGCTCGTCTATCGGGTCGGGCCGATGACGATCGTTTACTTTACGTTTGTCGCGGTATTTGCCATTACCGCGCTCTACTGGCTGGCCGCCCACCTTCGTCACGCCCCTCCCTGGTCTCGACGAGGGGAGTTTTTGATGTTCATGAGCGGCTTGTTGCCGACGGCTGTGAATGGACTCTTCATGGTCGGCTGGTCGCCCACGATGGGATTTAACTACACCCCCATCGTGCTGGCGTTCACCGCCTGGCTGGCGATCTGGGCTCTCCTCGGCAGCCGCATGGATGATCTGGCTCCGGTCGCCAGGGTTCTGCTCGTGGAGCATCTCAAGGAGTGCCTTATCGTCATCGATTCGCGAGGGCTGGTGCTGGATCTCAATCGCGCGGCCTGTCGTGCCTTTGACGTAGCGGCGAAGGTCGCTCTGGACCGCCCCGTTCAGCGTCTGCTTCGGGGATGGAGCGGTGTGACCAACCTCTTGGAGCAGCGGGCGGTGGAGAATGTGGAGGTGGAGGTAAGCGCGGGCGGTATCTGGGAGTGCTCCATCATTCCAGTACCCGAGGATGCGGAGGAGCCATCCGCGCGTATCATCCTCCTGCGCGACGTCACCGAGCGCAAGGTCGCCGATAAACTGGTGCAACAGGCGAGGGAGGAAGCGGAAAATGCCAATCGAGCCAAGGGGCGCTTTCTTGCCACCATGAGTCACGAGGTGCGTACACCGATGAATGGTGTCATCGGGTTTCTCGATTTGCTCAAAACGACGCAGCTTTCCGAGGAACAGGCGGATTATGTCAACCTCATAGCCGATAGCAGCCAATCCCTCCTGTGTATCCTGAACGATGTGCTGGATTACTCCAAGATCGAGGCGGGGGGCATGCAGATCGAGCATCTGGCGTTTTCTCTCCGCGATGTTGTCGGCCGGGTTTGCCGCCTCCAGTTGCCTGCGGCCAAGCTCAAGGGATTGATTCTCGAATCCAAGCTGGCTCCGGATGTTGAGGATATCGTTGTTGGCGACAGCCTGCGCCTTGGGCAGATCCTGACGAACCTCGTGAGCAATGCCGTGAAGTTTACATCGACCGGACGCATCGATTTGCTGGTGAAGCGAGGAGAAGGTGATGCGGCCATTTTTGAAGTCATCGATACGGGCATTGGCATCCAGTCCCATCAACTGAGCCGACTGTTCAAGCCTTTCGCTCAGGCCGATAGCTCGACGACGCGCCAGTTTGGAGGCAGCGGCCTGGGGCTGGTCATCGCTCAGAGCCTGAGCCGGATGATGGGCGGCGACATCACTGTGACGAGCACGCCCGGTGAGGGAACCCGGTTTGTCTGCGTCGTCAATCTGCCTGCGGCTGGAGATCGCGTGACGGTGAACCGTTAA
- a CDS encoding thiamine-phosphate kinase, giving the protein MKRLDQVREDDLVRELIRHLPAGAGTLLGAGDDCAILKPKLGSYLVYKTDCIVEGVHYLAEDRPALVARKALCRNLSDIAAMGGVPRWALVTILSPPEKPVRYWTAFYRGLGKTAQRFGLGIVGGEVSRSRQAAISVALIGELPENRYVTRMGGRAGDRIFVTGKLGGSFASRRHLTFTPRLKEGQWLAEQRFATAMMDISDGLGSDLPRLARLSRCGYSIMPESLPRHRGCTIEQAIRDGEDYELLFTVPPRRVAELREKWPFTKTPLTEIGALTRSTASKIPAGFDHFFHCQPAEKKAS; this is encoded by the coding sequence ATGAAACGGCTCGACCAGGTTCGCGAAGACGATCTGGTAAGGGAACTCATCCGCCACCTCCCGGCTGGAGCAGGCACGCTCCTGGGAGCTGGAGACGACTGCGCCATCCTCAAGCCCAAGCTCGGCAGCTATCTGGTCTACAAGACCGACTGCATCGTCGAGGGCGTTCATTATCTCGCGGAGGACCGCCCAGCCCTGGTCGCCCGAAAAGCGCTCTGCCGCAACCTGAGCGACATCGCCGCGATGGGCGGAGTACCCCGCTGGGCACTCGTCACGATACTGAGTCCCCCGGAAAAGCCCGTACGATACTGGACCGCGTTTTATCGGGGACTCGGAAAGACTGCCCAAAGGTTTGGCTTGGGCATCGTCGGCGGCGAGGTATCCCGCAGTCGGCAGGCAGCCATCTCTGTGGCGCTGATCGGCGAACTGCCGGAGAATCGTTATGTCACGCGCATGGGAGGAAGGGCCGGAGACCGGATTTTCGTCACCGGAAAGCTGGGCGGTTCCTTTGCCAGTCGCAGGCATCTCACATTTACCCCCCGCCTCAAGGAAGGCCAGTGGCTCGCCGAGCAACGATTCGCTACGGCAATGATGGATATCAGCGATGGCCTCGGCTCCGACCTTCCCAGGCTCGCCCGGCTGAGTCGTTGCGGATACTCCATCATGCCAGAGTCCCTTCCCCGCCATCGTGGCTGCACCATCGAGCAGGCCATTCGTGATGGAGAGGATTACGAACTGCTCTTCACCGTCCCGCCCCGGCGGGTGGCGGAACTCCGGGAAAAATGGCCCTTTACCAAGACACCGCTTACCGAAATCGGCGCCCTGACCCGCTCAACTGCCTCAAAGATCCCCGCAGGTTTCGATCACTTTTTCCATTGCCAGCCCGCAGAGAAAAAGGCGTCCTAG
- a CDS encoding MGDG synthase family glycosyltransferase — protein sequence MSSILILTASFGEGHNAAARNLREAIAARSPDTPVTICDIYRDTYGWFNELTKQTYLRLINHAPQVWKLAFDLLDRTPLVEWQTKLHGIAARKLARIIEESGATTVVSTFPGCNHLLDHAYRHRLKRPFRLVTIITDSISINSVWHRSCSEWFIVGNQPTADVLVRAGVPEYKIRIDGFPVPRVFSELHRSKTPPGRGEKWRILYVVNSGHHLAPGIVRSILGIENIDLTVTVGRHPTLQQELEKVSLDLNTPISVLGWTPEMPRLMAESHLIISKAGGATVQETLAAGTPMIITQVIPGQEEGNATLVIEAGAGAFADTPQTIARTIREAIASNGAQWINWRDQVLRLSRPDAADRIADFVLELNGSPSRDLQPQAD from the coding sequence GTGAGCAGCATATTGATCCTGACGGCCAGCTTCGGCGAGGGCCACAACGCCGCCGCCCGCAATCTCCGGGAAGCCATCGCGGCGAGGTCGCCGGACACTCCAGTGACCATCTGCGACATTTATCGCGATACCTACGGATGGTTCAACGAACTGACCAAGCAGACCTATCTCCGGCTGATCAACCACGCACCGCAGGTCTGGAAGCTCGCCTTCGATCTGCTCGATCGTACGCCCCTCGTGGAATGGCAGACCAAACTTCATGGCATCGCCGCCCGCAAGCTCGCTCGGATCATCGAGGAAAGCGGAGCCACCACCGTTGTATCGACCTTTCCCGGCTGCAACCACCTGCTTGATCATGCGTACCGGCATCGGCTTAAACGCCCATTTCGCCTCGTGACGATAATCACGGATTCCATCTCGATCAACTCGGTCTGGCACCGCTCCTGCAGTGAATGGTTCATCGTGGGTAACCAGCCGACCGCCGACGTTCTGGTGCGGGCCGGCGTACCGGAATACAAGATCCGCATCGACGGGTTTCCGGTACCTCGGGTCTTCTCAGAGTTGCATAGATCGAAAACTCCGCCCGGCCGAGGCGAGAAATGGCGCATCCTCTATGTCGTCAACTCCGGCCATCATCTCGCCCCGGGCATCGTGCGCAGTATTCTCGGCATCGAGAATATCGATCTCACCGTGACGGTCGGCAGACATCCCACGCTCCAGCAGGAACTAGAAAAGGTTTCCCTCGACCTCAATACTCCCATCTCTGTTCTGGGATGGACGCCCGAGATGCCGCGGTTGATGGCCGAAAGCCATCTCATCATCAGCAAGGCAGGTGGAGCCACCGTCCAGGAGACACTGGCTGCGGGGACTCCGATGATCATCACCCAGGTGATCCCCGGCCAGGAGGAAGGCAATGCCACACTGGTCATCGAGGCTGGCGCGGGTGCATTTGCCGACACGCCGCAGACGATCGCCCGGACCATACGAGAAGCTATCGCCAGCAATGGCGCTCAATGGATCAACTGGCGCGATCAAGTCCTTCGTCTCAGTCGACCAGATGCCGCCGACAGGATTGCGGACTTCGTTCTTGAGCTTAACGGTTCACCGTCACGCGATCTCCAGCCGCAGGCAGATTGA
- a CDS encoding CPBP family intramembrane glutamic endopeptidase produces MSIAIWAVLAILGLAYWFYYLRGLPRPVLPTEKAASFGPGDMVAGLLLGAYLASNIFIASQKPPAVTRDIIIVSCVYYGLIVIMLLSLLIVRNRNPVLLFGLRWPTWKRDLPFTVLALLALYPVLNLTQEVILSFVGEKEATQEVLLFLIRSTTWEDKVLVAVMALVFAPVSEELIFRGFLYGVARQYGGRWAGMTVSAALFAAIHIHLPSMPALFLLAIGLTLIYERTRSLWAPIIVHMLFNAGTVIYVLIAKPQL; encoded by the coding sequence GTGTCCATCGCTATCTGGGCAGTATTGGCAATCCTCGGGCTTGCCTATTGGTTCTATTATCTTCGCGGCCTTCCCCGTCCGGTCCTTCCCACCGAAAAGGCGGCGTCATTCGGCCCGGGAGACATGGTGGCAGGTCTTCTTCTGGGCGCCTATCTGGCTTCCAACATCTTCATCGCCAGCCAGAAGCCTCCAGCAGTCACTCGCGATATCATCATCGTGAGTTGCGTCTATTACGGGCTGATCGTCATCATGCTGCTCAGCCTGCTGATCGTGCGGAACCGCAATCCGGTCCTGCTCTTCGGCCTGCGTTGGCCCACGTGGAAAAGGGACCTCCCGTTCACGGTCCTCGCGCTCCTTGCCCTCTATCCGGTGCTCAATCTCACCCAGGAGGTGATCCTGTCCTTTGTGGGGGAAAAGGAGGCAACCCAGGAAGTGCTTCTCTTCCTAATCCGATCGACGACATGGGAGGACAAGGTGCTGGTAGCCGTGATGGCCCTGGTATTTGCCCCTGTCTCCGAGGAGTTGATTTTCCGGGGCTTTCTGTACGGAGTGGCACGCCAGTATGGTGGCCGGTGGGCGGGCATGACGGTTTCCGCCGCCTTATTTGCGGCCATCCATATCCATCTCCCCTCGATGCCGGCCCTGTTTCTGCTGGCGATTGGCCTGACACTCATCTATGAGCGAACGAGGTCGCTCTGGGCTCCGATCATCGTCCATATGCTGTTCAATGCAGGCACGGTGATTTACGTACTGATCGCCAAACCCCAGCTATGA
- a CDS encoding Gfo/Idh/MocA family protein yields MTNSDGMTYAPQGKPAPVCKPGEFLFAAVALDHGHIYGQTNGLVEAGGEVKWVYDSDPAKVAAFQKSFPTAKAAGSLEEILDDASIKMVAAAAIPNKRGPLGCKVLEAGKDYFTDKTPFTTLAQLDEAREVAARTGQRYMVYYSERLHVESAVFAGQLIASGAIGRVVQTAGFGPHRLSASARPAWFFNKEEYGGILCDIGSHQSEQFLYYTGSSDASVVSSSVGNFANPDYPELEDFGEASLVGNNGASGYYRVDWLTPDGLRSWGDGRTLILGTKGYIEMRKYIDITSQGADKDVLFLVDQQSEQRIECAGKVGYPFFGQLILDCLNRTENAMTQAHAFKAAELCLKAQLLSRRIHG; encoded by the coding sequence ATGACAAATTCCGACGGAATGACATACGCCCCCCAGGGCAAGCCGGCACCGGTTTGCAAGCCCGGGGAGTTTCTCTTCGCTGCCGTGGCGCTGGATCACGGCCACATTTACGGACAGACCAATGGTCTGGTCGAGGCAGGTGGAGAGGTGAAATGGGTTTACGACTCCGATCCGGCGAAGGTCGCGGCATTTCAAAAGAGCTTCCCGACAGCCAAGGCGGCAGGATCTCTGGAAGAGATCCTCGATGATGCCTCCATCAAGATGGTGGCCGCGGCGGCCATCCCGAACAAGCGCGGTCCGCTCGGGTGCAAGGTGCTTGAGGCGGGGAAGGATTACTTCACAGACAAAACACCGTTTACCACGCTGGCACAACTCGACGAAGCCCGCGAAGTCGCCGCCCGCACGGGTCAGCGCTACATGGTCTACTACAGCGAGCGCCTGCACGTGGAGAGCGCGGTCTTTGCCGGTCAGTTGATCGCTTCCGGCGCGATCGGCCGCGTGGTGCAGACCGCGGGTTTTGGTCCGCATCGGTTGAGCGCCTCGGCTCGTCCCGCATGGTTCTTCAACAAGGAGGAGTACGGTGGCATCCTGTGCGATATCGGCAGCCATCAAAGCGAGCAGTTCCTCTACTACACCGGCAGCAGCGATGCTTCCGTCGTGTCGAGTTCCGTCGGTAATTTTGCCAACCCGGATTACCCGGAGTTGGAGGATTTTGGCGAGGCATCGCTCGTCGGTAACAATGGCGCATCGGGGTATTACCGTGTGGACTGGCTGACACCCGATGGCCTGCGCTCCTGGGGAGATGGACGTACTCTCATTCTGGGAACCAAGGGATATATCGAGATGCGCAAGTATATCGACATCACGAGCCAGGGTGCCGACAAGGATGTCCTGTTCCTTGTCGACCAGCAGAGTGAGCAACGTATCGAATGTGCGGGCAAGGTCGGGTACCCCTTCTTTGGCCAGTTGATTCTGGATTGCCTCAACCGCACGGAAAACGCGATGACTCAGGCACATGCGTTCAAGGCGGCGGAACTCTGCCTGAAGGCTCAACTGCTCTCCCGGCGTATTCACGGTTAG
- the corA gene encoding magnesium/cobalt transporter CorA, with amino-acid sequence MIRIKYHAPGTPPATLVANTDEAAKPSVLTLIQYDKEGIFEGRFDTFEELMQRYDPAKVNWINIDGLGSLDMLRQVAERFNIHPLALEDVLNTSQRPKVDVYEDHFFIVSEMLYTETDHRVVLEQLSMFLGDHYVLTIQEESEHDVFQKIRERLRSGRGYARTMQADYLAYALLDATVDQFYPTLESIADSLEDLEERLLERPSKDLMRKLYGIKRLLLQLRRAAWPQREIFNALIRDESGMISQGTQVFLRDCYDHTTQIIDILESFRDLAAGLMEVYLTSLGFRTNEIMRVLTVISSIFIPLTFIAGIYGMNFNTSNSPFNMPELDWKFGYLYCLGLMGCVALGMIIFFKRKHWL; translated from the coding sequence ATGATCAGGATCAAGTATCACGCCCCCGGCACACCCCCGGCGACCCTGGTTGCCAATACCGACGAGGCGGCAAAACCCTCCGTCCTCACGCTCATCCAGTACGACAAGGAGGGGATATTCGAAGGTCGCTTCGACACCTTTGAGGAACTGATGCAGCGCTACGATCCCGCCAAGGTGAACTGGATCAACATCGACGGTCTGGGCAGCCTCGACATGCTCCGCCAGGTTGCCGAGCGTTTCAACATCCACCCGCTCGCCCTGGAGGATGTGCTCAATACGAGCCAGCGCCCCAAGGTGGATGTCTACGAAGATCATTTTTTCATCGTCAGCGAGATGCTCTACACAGAGACCGACCACCGCGTGGTCCTCGAGCAGCTCAGCATGTTTCTCGGCGACCATTACGTACTCACCATCCAGGAGGAGAGTGAGCACGATGTGTTTCAGAAAATCCGCGAGCGCCTGCGCTCGGGTCGAGGCTATGCGCGGACAATGCAGGCCGACTATCTGGCCTATGCCCTGCTTGACGCCACGGTCGACCAGTTTTATCCCACCCTGGAATCCATCGCCGACAGCCTGGAAGACCTGGAGGAGCGCCTCCTCGAAAGGCCAAGCAAGGACCTGATGCGAAAGCTCTACGGCATCAAGCGCCTCCTGCTTCAGCTCCGCCGCGCAGCATGGCCGCAACGTGAAATCTTCAACGCTCTCATCCGCGATGAGAGCGGCATGATCTCCCAGGGGACACAGGTATTTCTGCGCGATTGTTATGATCACACCACGCAGATCATCGATATCCTCGAGAGTTTCCGAGACCTTGCAGCGGGCCTCATGGAGGTCTATCTCACGAGCCTGGGATTCCGCACCAACGAGATCATGCGAGTGCTCACCGTCATATCGAGCATCTTCATTCCCCTCACGTTTATTGCCGGCATTTACGGGATGAATTTCAACACCTCCAACTCGCCCTTCAACATGCCCGAGCTCGATTGGAAATTCGGATATTTGTATTGCCTCGGCCTCATGGGCTGCGTCGCTCTGGGCATGATTATCTTTTTCAAAAGAAAGCACTGGCTGTGA